The following are from one region of the Salvia splendens isolate huo1 chromosome 2, SspV2, whole genome shotgun sequence genome:
- the LOC121792730 gene encoding uncharacterized protein At1g01500-like isoform X1 codes for MGSSYEFHSNGNVSDQGLQIIRHPLYQSGGRFSLHWFDARVFYVRISNFFVDDATPECLTLNYIPASMDSVLEVNGVRCSMESQGISSILRRDRVDKKSEEATFVSTDCIRFTGSVKFEVFDKEDLVISGVLEMSSSNGGVGDSANAARKWCMNCEPVISAGTGFLKGKQITGSESSSPTIEVYVAGTSSGTPVILTKSVQLNHRKKHRKGVLHSIPECDASASHEDLASEHDLQLADYNRYKPESDQEYDLYWRPADYIEGEDGELSWFNAGVRVGVGIGLGVCLGVGIGVGLLVRTYHTTARTFKRRLL; via the exons atggGGAGTTCTTATGAATTTCATAGCAATGGTAATGTGAGTGATCAAGGCCTGCAGATTATCAGGCACCCTTTGTACCAATCCGGTGGCCGGTTTTCATTGCATTGGTTCGATGCGAGAGTGTTCTATGTTAGGATCAGCAATTTCTTCGTTGATGATGCCACCCCGGAATGCCTAACCCTCAACTACATCCCTGCTTCCATGGACTCTGTCCTTGAGGTGAACGGAGTAAGATGCTCGATGGAATCACAGGGGATCTCATCTATTCTTAGACGCGACAGGGTTGATAAGAAATCAGAAGAGGCCACATTTGTCAGTACAGATTGTATAAGGTTTACAGGAAGTGTGAAATTTGAGGTTTTTGACAAGGAGGATCTTGTGATCTCCGGGGTTTTGGAAATGTCGAGTAGCAATGGAGGTGTTGGGGATTCAGCGAATGCAGCTAGAAAGTGGTGTATGAATTGTGAACCTGTGATCAGTGCTGGAACTGGATTTCTGAAAGGGAAGCAAATAACGGGTTCTGAATCTTCGTCTCCTACGATTGAAGTTTACGTGGCAGGTACCTCCTCAGGAACCCCAGTCATTTTAACCAAGAGCGTGCAGCTTAATCACCGAAAGAAACACAGAAAGGGTGTCTTGCATTCAATACCTGAGTGTGATGCTTCTGCATCTCATGAGGATCTTGCATCCGAGCATGATCTGCAG CTGGCAGATTACAACCGATATAAACCAGAAAGCGACCAAGAATACGACTTGTACTGGAGACCGGCTGACTATATTGAAGGAGAAGACGGAGAGCTATCTTGGTTCAATGCAGGGGTCCGAGTAGGTGTAGGAATCGGGCTTGGGGTGTGCCTTGGAGTCGGGATTGGGGTTGGGTTACTGGTTCGTACTTACCATACGACTGCCCGGACCTTCAAGAGGCGGCTTTTATAG
- the LOC121766086 gene encoding S-adenosyl-L-methionine-dependent tRNA 4-demethylwyosine synthase-like translates to MPLPSSLSLPPARITLLTLLSASAALYFLHKSLNRRRLRLRAAAVATGCGCHNHAPPKRGKLFFLSQTNTSKALAQRLHALLTLSDIPFDLVDPKDYEPEDLCKETLVLVVASTWENGGPPQDGAFLVNWLAESAEDFRVGSLVLKECRFAVFGVGSGSYGETFNAVARDVSAKLRKLGGRELVELGEGDVDLGDLDGVFDRWSQKIIGVLNGSVVENGQGYENYVAGSESEGEYSEEDDEDVEESDVVDLEDIAGKGPSRRSAVEAKANGKVNGHAANGEKEMVTPVIRANLEKQGYKVIGSHSGVKICRWTKSQLRGRGGCYKHSFYGIESHRCMEATPSLACANKCVFCWRHHTNPVGKSWQWKMDDPLVIVDTAIDLHKKMIKQMKGVPGVKAELLAEGLSPRHCALSLVGEPIMYPEINTLVDELHRRHISTFLVTNAQFPEKIMALKPITQLYVSVDAATKDSLKAIDRPLFSDFWERFLDSLKALKEKQQRTVYRLTLVKGWNTEDIDAYSSLFDVGNPDFIEIKGVTYCGSSATSKLTMENVPWHKDVKEFSEAIARKSNGAYEVACEHVHSCCVLLAKVDKFKVNGQWHTWIDYEKFHNLVLAGEPFTSNDYMAPTPSWAVYGAEEGGFDPKQSRYRKERHHKSAR, encoded by the exons ATGCCGCTCCCGTCGTCGCTCTCGCTCCCTCCCGCTCGCATCACCCTCCTCACTCTCCTCTCCGCCTCCGCGGCCCTCTACTTCCTCCACAAATCCCTcaatcgccgccgcctccgcctccgcgcCGCCGCAGTAGCCACCGGATGCGGATGCCACAACCACGCTCCTCCCAAAAGGGGCAAGCTCTTCTTCCTATCGCAGACCAACACTTCCAAAGCCCTCGCCCAGCGCCTCCACGCTCTCCTCACCCTCAGCGATATCCCTTTTGATCTCGTCGATCCCAAAGACTACGAGCCCGAGGATTTATGCAaggaaaccctcgtcttggtcGTCGCCTCGACATGGGAGAACGGTGGCCCCCCTCAAGACGGGGCCTTTTTGGTGAATTGGCTGGCCGAGAGCGCTGAGGATTTTCGGGTTGGGTCTCTCGTGCTCAAGGAGTGCAGATTTGCTGTTTTTGGGGTGGGGAGTGGGAGTTATGGGGAGACGTTTAATGCCGTGGCTAGAGATGTTTCCGCGAAGCTGAGGAAGCTTGGGGGTAGGGAGCTGGTAGAGTTGGGGGAAGGGGATGTGGATTTGGGGGATTTGGATGGGGTGTTTGATCGGTGGAGTCAGAAGATTATTGGGGTTTTGAATGGTAGTGTGGTAGAAAATGGGCAGGGTTACGAAAATTATGTAGCTGGGAGTGAGAGTGAAGGTGAATACAGCGAGGAAGATGATGAGGATGTGGAAGAGTCAgacgttgttgatcttgaggATATCGCGGGAAAGGGGCCTTCAAGAAGATCAGCAGTGGAAGCTAAGGCTAATGGGAAAGTGAATGGACATGCTGCCAATGGGGAGAAAGAAATGGTGACCCCGGTAATAAGGGCAAATTTAGAGAAGCAG GGGTATAAAGTAATTGGCTCTCACAGTGGGGTTAAGATTTGTAGATGGACCAAGTCTCAGCTTAGAGGGCGTGGAGGATGTTACAAGCACTCGTTTTATGGCATTGAGAGTCACAG GTGCATGGAGGCTACTCCTAGTTTAGCATGTGCAAACAAATGTGTCTTTTGTTGGAGACATCACACAAATCCTGTAGGGAAAAGCTGGCAGTGGAAGATGGATGATCCATTGGTCATCGTTGACACTGCAATCGATCtacataaaaaaatgataaagcaGATGAAAGGAGTTCCAG GGGTAAAGGCAGAGCTTCTGGCCGAAGGTCTTTCTCCTAGACATTGTGCCTTATCTCTTGTTGGTGAACCTATCATGTATCCGGAGATCAACACTCTTGTTGATGAGCTACACAGGAGGCACATCTCGACCTTTCTTGTGACTAATGCTCAGTTTCCTGAAAAAATTATGGCATTGAAACCTATCACACAG CTATATGTGAGTGTGGATGCTGCAACTAAGGATAGCTTGAAGGCTATTGATAGACCACTCTTCAGCGACTTCTGGGAGAGATTTCTT GACTCTTTGAAAGCActaaaagagaagcaacagcGCACTGTCTACCGCTTGACATTAGTAAAAGGATGGAATACAGAAGATATAGATGCTTATTCCAGCCTATTTGATGTTGGAAATCCcgattttattgaaattaaagGGGTGACGTACTGTGGATC GTCAGCCACATCGAAGCTAACGATGGAAAATGTCCCCTGGCATAAGGATGTAAAGGAGTTTTCAGAAGCCATTGCTCGAAAGAGCAATGGGGCATATGAGGTTGCTTGTGAGCATGTCCACTCGTGTTGTGTTCTTTTGGCAAAAGTCGACAAATTTAAAGTCAACGGCCAGTGGCATACATGGATAGACTACGAGAAGTTCCACAACTTG GTATTAGCTGGAGAGCCATTTACCAGTAACGATTACATGGCTCCTACACCATCCTGGGCTGTCTATGGAGCAGAGGAAGGCGGCTTTGATCCAAAGCAATCTCGATATAGAAAAGAACGGCACCACAAATCTGCACGCTGA
- the LOC121792730 gene encoding uncharacterized protein At1g01500-like isoform X2: MGSSYEFHSNGNVSDQGLQIIRHPLYQSGGRFSLHWFDARVFYVRISNFFVDDATPECLTLNYIPASMDSVLEVNGVRCSMESQGISSILRRDRVDKKSEEATFVSTDCIRFTGSVKFEVFDKEDLVISGVLEMSSSNGGVGDSANAARKWCMNCEPVISAGTGFLKGKQITGSESSSPTIEVYVAGTSSGTPVILTKSVQLNHRKKHRKGVLHSIPECDASASHEDLASEHDLQVSWQITTDINQKATKNTTCTGDRLTILKEKTESYLGSMQGSE, from the exons atggGGAGTTCTTATGAATTTCATAGCAATGGTAATGTGAGTGATCAAGGCCTGCAGATTATCAGGCACCCTTTGTACCAATCCGGTGGCCGGTTTTCATTGCATTGGTTCGATGCGAGAGTGTTCTATGTTAGGATCAGCAATTTCTTCGTTGATGATGCCACCCCGGAATGCCTAACCCTCAACTACATCCCTGCTTCCATGGACTCTGTCCTTGAGGTGAACGGAGTAAGATGCTCGATGGAATCACAGGGGATCTCATCTATTCTTAGACGCGACAGGGTTGATAAGAAATCAGAAGAGGCCACATTTGTCAGTACAGATTGTATAAGGTTTACAGGAAGTGTGAAATTTGAGGTTTTTGACAAGGAGGATCTTGTGATCTCCGGGGTTTTGGAAATGTCGAGTAGCAATGGAGGTGTTGGGGATTCAGCGAATGCAGCTAGAAAGTGGTGTATGAATTGTGAACCTGTGATCAGTGCTGGAACTGGATTTCTGAAAGGGAAGCAAATAACGGGTTCTGAATCTTCGTCTCCTACGATTGAAGTTTACGTGGCAGGTACCTCCTCAGGAACCCCAGTCATTTTAACCAAGAGCGTGCAGCTTAATCACCGAAAGAAACACAGAAAGGGTGTCTTGCATTCAATACCTGAGTGTGATGCTTCTGCATCTCATGAGGATCTTGCATCCGAGCATGATCTGCAGGTAAG CTGGCAGATTACAACCGATATAAACCAGAAAGCGACCAAGAATACGACTTGTACTGGAGACCGGCTGACTATATTGAAGGAGAAGACGGAGAGCTATCTTGGTTCAATGCAGGGGTCCGAGTAG